In Sparus aurata chromosome 24, fSpaAur1.1, whole genome shotgun sequence, the genomic stretch aacaacttcttccattaaattgtggattaaattgcgttgacttgtactttctgtcatgtgttgttttgaattctggctcttgttccaataaaatccacaactattagtgaaatgtaagagagagaaaacattgagtcgtctgcagctttaattgtaaagaatcattgtgaacaaagttgtaaatggacagtaaaatctgatcaaatgtactcgacactccacctgaaacactctgacttgtttcatgtgtttctaatgatgaaactaaaagtttgatggtgttggttaacacatgtaattctgtccgtagtgacagagtcagaaactgcacaacatctcttcatttctgtctgattattctatgagaagaaaacacatttgaatgacaatcattgtgtttctctcagtgttttgtggctgttgaagtccggctgtattttcaggacatttgttggatttgaatctggtccgtcaaactaaacagctgtgagaaaagtctttctctgtctgagccggttggctgaagatgtttggaagtctgagagccggatgaaatactgaaacactttcacacatcacaaactaaactgtcctcatgaagttttgaaacaagtgctgaagagatttgagctcatgtttgatgcttctgaacgttgatgttcagagcaaagagtccaaaacttgtacaaatgaTTCCCTTTAGTTTCaatctgactttgtttgtgaaaccatcagctgacgagtttataatcagactgaaagatgtcgcacagcatcactgaaatgtttctcctctgctaagGTAGCTGAATATAAAAGTCTACTTGTGTCCTCATCAtgttgtctgtcagtgtgtccaGGGGAAACTgtaaataattcatattttgttcatgCTATATTAAAGGAACCAGAACACATGAAGTGACAAATAGTGTGTTGATTTGAGATGTGGACCTACAGAACCTCGTCAGATTGTCCCGCACACAACCAATATTCAGAGACACACAACTCCTCTTATACCATAGATGATGGTGCTGTCAAGTTCTGGCTGCCTGAATCAAATAttttaggaggaggaggaggaggaaaagttTCACTCATTGTGAAAAGTGTAAACCACAATTACTTTTGTGTCTCGCAAGCTATTGTTTATCTGTCCCTAACAACATTCTATAGATTTATCACTCTTCTCCTGATGAAAGAAGACAGAATAGAAAAAGACAAGACAGAATAAATAGTTATAATCCTGGACTGTGGCCTCCAGGAGCAGGCAGATCTTTGTTATTGGTCCGTCCAAGATGCTGGTCTTAGTTTGGACCAATCCTTGGGAGCCAGACTTTGTACTCAGAACTCGACCCATCAGCCATGATCCTCTTGAAGCTGTAGCATCAGCAATGAGGACGATGTCTTCTGAAGAGAAGCTTCTTCTTGGCTGAGTccatttctgtctttcctgCATCACACGTAAGTATTCAGATGTCCATCTTTTCCCAAAAGAGTTCTGCCATACACTGTACTTGCTTCCATTTTCCTCGGATGTGCAAGCACTCTATTCAAAGAGTCCTGGTGGAAGGACGGGTTTTCCCTTTAGCAAAAGTATTGGATGACGAGGGCTTGCAGACACTGTTTTGTGAGGTGGAGGCAATTCTGAACAACAGACGCACGAATGTCTCTGATGAGCCAAGTGACCTTGAGTCCTTCACGCCAAACCATATTCTTGTGctaaaggggaaaaaacatcCTTCCAAGGGATGGACGTGCGTGGAGCAAGGGCCCGTTCATTGCTACTTAaagttttatttgttattattattattattattattattattattattattagtagtagtagtagtagtagtagtaggaaGCTGCTTTCGAGGAGGCAGAAAAGTTTGctgacctttattttgaaactccACACGGAGGTCGTACTGAGTTGTACTTCCGgtggctaacatgctaacttttCCTAACCGTCGCGTATCATTTGCGTCACCACGAGATAAACTGAGTGAAGCAGCGGAGTCTGCAGGTTCGGACCGATTTGTTTCGAACCGTCTGGATGTTTCACCTCAGGCTCGTCTCCTGTTAGCACAGAATGCTAAAGGAAGCTAGCGTAGCAGAGGAGCAGGAAGTAGACGGAGCCGGAAGTACTAATCGGAGCAGCTTTGTGCTTTGAGAATAAACTGTGTTTCTCACGGAGACAACACGTCCAGATAGACACGTCCTGTGTCCGAGTGGACTCTGTGCTGTGActttattcaacatgtttgACATCTGAATGATCTCCTGGTGTCTCGCGGAACTAATGAAGCTAACTTAGCTCCCGCAGGAAGTAGACGGAGCCGGATGTGATGTCGCTGCTGTGAGTCAGTGAAAATGTCCAACACAGTTCTGGACGCGGTTCTGAAGCCTGAGCATCAGATACTCACAGCAGGTCCGGAAACTTTACATGTTTGTCTGATTTGAAAACAATTGTATTAATTATTGGAGTTCTATAAtacagttttcttcttttctaaataactaaataaaggttttcagtctttgtttgATACCAATTGAGTCACAAATGAGTTCATAAAAGTTAGAAAATGCGACATAATCCTTGTGTATTGAATTAAGAAACTGACATTGTTTATGACGACACAGGGAACAAGATGAAATCACGAGAAACCAACTCAATGTGTATCACACAAAGATATAAAAACCTTGAAGTCAAGAAAAATGAAATCCCGTggagatttttgaaaatgacGTTTTCTGATGATTGTAAACATTCAGCAACAACAGGACAATTTCTGAAACATGtgtctgtatttctttattctccACAGACGTCCAGCAGCTGTCAGTGAGTAAAGAAGAGGAtcctcctgagcagcaggagtggagctCCGGGCTGGACCATGAGGACCCGCCAGAGCtgccacacattaaagaggaacaggaggaactctggaccaATCAGGAGGAGGCTGATGTCATCAACGTCACTGTGAAGAGTGAAGAACATGATGAAGagtcctcacagcttcatcagagacaaactgaacaggtggaaacagctGATGGAGACGACTGTGAAGGACCAGAACCAGACGGGAACTTTGATCCAGAGAGTCGTTTACAACCTGAGACCGACTCTGAACCTGATTCTTATCACAGTTGTGATTGTGAGTCCAGGGAACCGCAGTCAGGTTTAAAGTCTCTGCAGAACAATGAAGTACCTGTAGGTGAAGTGGATTGTAATTCTGGGACAGCATCAGTTAGCTCTGAGTGTAGTTCTGGGTCGGACCACAGGGGAGATCAGCAGAAACACAACCGAGTCCAAACAGGAGCGAAAGAATTTAGCTGCTCAGTTTGTGGTAAAAAATACCCTCGGAAGAAATCTTTGACGACTCACATGAGAATTCACTCTGAAGAAAAATGTTTCAGCTGCTCAGTTTGTAAGAAGAAATTCCAGTGGAGAGCTCATGTTGTGATGCACATGAGGATCCACACCGGAGAGAAACCCTTCTGTTGTCACGTCTGCGGTAAAAGCTTCACACAGAGCTCAGCCCTGACTTCACACGAAAgagttcacacaggagagaaaccgttcaccTGCTCAGTTTGTAAAGCCAGTTTCAACGTCAAAAGCACTTTGTCCCAGCACATGAGGATGCACACGGGGGAGAAACCATTCACTTGTTCATTTTGTGATAAAACCTTTGCACACAAGGGAACTCTGACACGACACTTGAATGTCCACACGGCAGAGAAACCCTTCAGTTGTTCGGTTTGCGGTAAGAAATTTGCTCAGAAGGGAACTCTGAGGCGACACTTGAccgtccacacaggagagaagagattcatttgtggtgtttgtgataaAAGATTCAGTCAGCTCTcgtttctgaaaaaacacaagtgcGTCGTCGAGAGCAGCAGAAGTAAATGAAGCTGCAGAGACGCTTATTGAGTCAATTTTTCTTCATCGTTGATCAGTTCAGAACCAGTAGAGGCAGAAACGGTTTCATATGAACTTATCGGCATGTTCAATAATCATATTGAAAATGTTTCCAGCTCATTTATgcatgaaacaaacagaacaaaaataagtaaatgGGTGATTCAATTGAAAGAACACCTGAAAAACACTTGAgacttcattttcttttcatgtttctAATAAAACAACGGGTTGTTTGAACGATTACTGCTCCCGGGTCATCCATCTGTCAATATCTGTTGTTGAATCAGTTACTTAACAATCCACAGAACTACGTGTTCccacagtcatgtacagaaggAAAGTGTCGTATGTTCAAATCCATGTTTTTCTAACGTTTATACTATAAGATATAGCGACAATTGTCCTCTGGTGTTACCATGTGAGCAAAGTCTCTTATTTTGGAATAaaaatcacactgatgacatcacttcctgaagcaggttcagtccactgtctctttctttgtttatattgaACAACTGGAAATCTACCAAACATATAAGATCCCACGGAGGATATGCAAACAGTATCAGACTGAGTAAACTCAACTGGGATGAGAATAAGTTAAAATCTAATACAAGAGGCAggatttatataaaaataattaaagttgAAGGTGCCTTTTCAGTCACATTCCCAGCTCATCAAATAATGAGTCAAAgatctacttttcttacaattCCAACCTTTGAGCTAATATCTTATTCACTAGGCACAAAAAAATCTACATACAAAGTGAAGCAAAGACAGGACAGATCCAGAATAAGGACCATGTATCAGAACAACACTGAAGAAAGTCAGTTTTAGGACATTTAGCCCTTCAATGGTGGACGTTTCTGCTAAATGTGgacatataaaaataaaaacatgacctTTATTTATTAGCCAGGGTTTTCCAAAGTACCTCTGAGGTCTTAGATTTCGTTCTTGTTCTATCTGATCTTATAAAATCACCAAATTACTCGATgaataaactaaaataataaattacCGCTTTTACCGCCGTGCTGCAGGTAGTTTGTCCGAGTCGTGTTGCCGTACCTAGCTGTCAAAGATTGCGGACGTACTGCGCATGCGCATGTCTCATCGGGCATTGACACCGGAGCAGATTCGgtagaaaacaaactgtttttcatgtCCGACACAGACAGAACCGCCGGTCCAGACTCTGTGCTGTGACTTTAATCAACATGTTGAACATCTGAATGATCTCTTGGTGTCCCGCCAAGCTAATGAGGCTAACTTAGCTTGTAGCAGGAAGTAGACGGAGCCGGACGTGCTGCTGTGGAGGAGAAGTTCTGCTGTGACtcagtgaaaatgtctaaagtccaaacgctgagagtttttatgaagcagcgactaactgcggctgctgaagagatattcgagctgtttgaaagaacgatagcagagtacgaggaggaactgtgtcgacACCGGAAACTACTGGACGCTGTTTTACAGCCTCAGGTCCAGTTACACAGAGCAGGTCGGTTCTGTTCGTATTCTCACTAGAAGATTAGAGTCTGTCCTTTTTATTAAAGCCTCAGATAAAGTGTGACTCCTCAATGATCTGTATCGCTGCACACGGATACTTCACATCAtttaaatcccccttttattctgaaagtcctcCCAGTAATCAGACTgcagcagtctacaaaataaaagctcggTATTGTTATTGATGGCTGCAGATGTTAACTTCAGGAGAATTATTgattgttgtgaggcagaagtcTGGTCCAGTTTGTGCTTCAACAAACGTTCAGTAACTTAAGTCACGTGTTGGAGAAATCCTTCTTTGACCCAAATATAAACGTTTGTTGGGACAAAGCGAagccacaaaacaacaacattattatTGCAGGAAGTGAAAACTGCACACGAACAACGATTATGAGTTCATTAAAGCTGTAATCAGAATGACATTAACACATAATGCtgttaaaatgaaatacaaCACATCACATATGTAATTATGTCATTTCTGGTTTTACCTTTTGCCGTTGAACTGGtggaaaaacattattttgatcTCAGAATATTTAACTTTCCTTCTAAACATGACtgattgaaatgtatttgaCCTTATTGATCAAATGTTTGTCTGGTAGACAGATACAGTATTGATCCTGTCTGAACTGTGTCAGTATACGATGTTTGTCATCAAGCTAATGAAACATCAGACTGAGAACACGTCATTATAAAGACGACGCAGCCGACTGCTCCTGTAGATCAGTAgttcacagaactgaaccagaaccagctctcctctcacagaactgcagtTTGTTGTGATGTTTATCTTCTTTATGACCTTTTCTGACCCAGctggctccatgttggttctggtgtTATGAACTTAATCAGCTGAGTGGTTTATTTAAATGCACGATTTGCTTGTAGTTTGAGTTTTAGTGACTTCTGAATATGTTCCactaaaatgaaacatttctccACATTAAGACACTGAGTCCGGTTCTGTTCGAGGGTTCCTCCTGTTAACACCGCTGTCACCAGGTGCTGCTCACctgggaaatgttgggtctctgtaaataaattaatcagtGAGTTTGGTTTAGACCTGCTCAGTTTGGGAAGACtcatgagatgacttttgttgtttattgacGCTGTACAAATAATGATgatggattgattgattgattgattgatttaaaacACCAGTTCTAAAAAGTTGGGACGCCGTGTAGAACgttaaaagaaaatcacaaagatTTGTTCTTCCTTTTTCAGCCTATATTCAAAGGACTGCAGAACAAAGACgagatatttaatgataaaaCTGATCAACTTTCTTGTTTTGTGTCAACATGGACTCATTCTGAACGCTCCTCCTCGTCTGATGGCACCACATGTTGTAAAAACTGTACGCACCTTTCAGCATTCATGGGGCCATTGCAGATGCGGAAGTTACCCATCATGCTCTGGGCTTTGAAACCAGTTTTCGTAGAGTCCAAACTGTGTGGTCCGAAAAAAAACATCGGAACATTCAGATTGGTCCATCAAAAGCACCCTGGGAAACCATGACGGCCAATCAGAGGGTCCAGATATGAGTCATTGAGTTTGAAGTCGGGTTGTTCCAAGTGTGATACTGTTACatgttcacctgtgtggacttgtgGATCCCACGCAGGTGTTTCTGGAGCATTCCTCATGTTTCTCTGTCGTTCCTTGCACCAGTCCAACTTGTTCAATAAGTGTCTcaggcatcaaattcagaatgagTGTATTTTAACAAGAACAATAAAGG encodes the following:
- the LOC115576663 gene encoding oocyte zinc finger protein XlCOF26-like, with translation MSNTVLDAVLKPEHQILTADVQQLSVSKEEDPPEQQEWSSGLDHEDPPELPHIKEEQEELWTNQEEADVINVTVKSEEHDEESSQLHQRQTEQVETADGDDCEGPEPDGNFDPESRLQPETDSEPDSYHSCDCESREPQSGLKSLQNNEVPVGEVDCNSGTASVSSECSSGSDHRGDQQKHNRVQTGAKEFSCSVCGKKYPRKKSLTTHMRIHSEEKCFSCSVCKKKFQWRAHVVMHMRIHTGEKPFCCHVCGKSFTQSSALTSHERVHTGEKPFTCSVCKASFNVKSTLSQHMRMHTGEKPFTCSFCDKTFAHKGTLTRHLNVHTAEKPFSCSVCGKKFAQKGTLRRHLTVHTGEKRFICGVCDKRFSQLSFLKKHKCVVESSRSK